From the genome of Colias croceus chromosome 9, ilColCroc2.1, one region includes:
- the LOC123694225 gene encoding peroxisomal membrane protein PMP34: MASSLLSYETLVHALAGATGSVVGMAAFYPLDTLRSRQQVEDSNKLQGSVWELVLKLAKEEGFDSLYQGLCPVLQSLSVSNFVYFYTFHALRRSSVGNSSALKDLLFGVVAGSINVLITSPLWVVNMRMKFNKNLYNSLFEGLCDVFNNEGVKGLWSGTLPSLLLVSNPAIQFMVYESIKRNLVAIKRFDTYSAFLTGAIAKAIATTLTYPIQLVQSRLRVGKSLKPLYDEVTSNPLVLFRGLEAKIMQTVMTAALMFLIYEKIVRLVLTIMRVKISKK, from the exons ATGGCTTCATCTCTATTAAGTTATGAAACTCTTGTGCACGCTTTGGCTGGGGCAACG GGAAGTGTTGTGGGAATGGCAGCATTTTATCCTTTAGATACATTGCGATCAAGACAACAAG ttgAAGACTCCAATAAACTACAAGGATCTGTATGGGAGCTTGTTTTAAAATTGGCAAAAGAAGAAGGATTTGACTCATTATATCAAGGATTGTGTCCTGTCTTGCAATCACTCTCTGTTTCAAATTTTGTCTACTTCTATACTTTTCATGCATTGAGACGTTCATCAGTGGGTAATTCATCAGCATTAAAAGATTTGCTTTTTGGTGTTGTAGCTGGAAGTATCAATGTCTTAATTACATCTCCGTTATGGGTTGTTAATATGCGAATGAAATTCAATAAGAATTTATATAACAGTCTATTTGAAGGACTTTGTGATGTGTTTAATAATGAAGGTGTAAAGGGATTGTGGTCTGGTACTTTGCCTTCATTGTTGTTGGTGTCAAACCCAGCTATACAATTTATGGTCTATGAATCTATAAAAAGAAACTTAGTGGCTATCAAACGTTTTGACACTTACTCTGCCTTCCTTACTGGAGCAATAGCAAAAGCAATTGCAACAACATTAACATATCCTATTCAACTAGTGCAGTCACGTTTAAGAGTGGGCAAAAGCTTAAAACCATTGTATGATGAGGTTACATCTAATCCTCTAGTTTTATTTAGAGGGTTGGAAGCTAAAATTATGCAAACTGTTATGACTGCAGCATTAATGTTccttatttatgaaaaaatagtgAGATTAGTTTTAACAATTATGAGGGtaaaaatatccaaaaaatga